A genomic window from Streptomyces sp. NBC_01429 includes:
- a CDS encoding MarR family winged helix-turn-helix transcriptional regulator: protein MATERRDPLTLEVVELIGTVVARYYEEYEQAAAEHALTGAQARVLRLLSLDPMPMRRIARKLKCEPSNITGIVDRLEARGLVERRPDPADRRVKLAAATEKGLATAELLRDSLDFAREPLAGLTAAEREVLRDLLKRMVGEPVA from the coding sequence ATGGCCACTGAGCGCAGAGACCCCCTGACCCTCGAAGTCGTCGAGCTGATCGGCACCGTCGTGGCCCGCTACTACGAGGAGTACGAGCAGGCGGCGGCCGAGCACGCCCTGACCGGCGCGCAGGCGCGCGTGCTGCGGCTGCTGTCCCTGGACCCCATGCCCATGCGCCGGATCGCGCGGAAACTGAAGTGCGAGCCGTCCAACATCACCGGCATCGTGGACCGGCTCGAAGCGCGCGGCCTGGTCGAGCGCCGCCCGGACCCGGCCGACCGCCGGGTGAAGCTCGCCGCCGCCACCGAGAAGGGCCTCGCGACGGCGGAGCTGCTGCGGGACTCCCTGGACTTCGCCCGCGAGCCGCTCGCCGGGCTGACGGCGGCGGAGCGCGAGGTGCTGCGGGATCTGCTCAAGCGCATGGTGGGCGAGCCCGTGGCCTGA
- a CDS encoding arabinan endo-1,5-alpha-L-arabinosidase, producing MSRTSRRTALLALPAALLLALVPSSASAYPNPGRVSGDIVVHDPTMIRASSGQYLLYSTGDGLQARTSTDRIAFSRSGSAFTTLPGWWSTYSPAKDPWAPDISYHGGKYLMYYAVSTFGSSTSAIGLAGSATGLPGSWSDYGTVYTSSSGSDYNAIDPNLLVDDDGKWWLTFGSWWTGIKMIRIDPSTGKQYAGDTTRYSLASRPTGTKAVEGPAVVKRNGYYYLFASYDTCCAGTSSTYKIKVGRATSPTGPYVDKNGVNMMNNGGSLVLESHDRYIGPGGQSVMPDGDGDLLVYHYYDGQDNGTPKLGVNLLSWSGGWPTAY from the coding sequence GTGAGCCGCACCTCCCGCAGAACCGCGCTCCTCGCCCTGCCCGCCGCCCTGCTCCTCGCCCTCGTACCGAGCAGCGCCTCCGCCTACCCCAACCCCGGCCGGGTCAGCGGCGACATCGTCGTCCACGACCCGACGATGATCCGCGCCTCGTCCGGGCAGTACCTGCTCTACTCCACCGGTGACGGGCTCCAGGCCCGCACCTCCACCGACCGGATCGCCTTCAGCCGCAGCGGATCCGCCTTCACCACCCTCCCGGGCTGGTGGTCCACCTACTCACCGGCCAAGGACCCCTGGGCGCCGGACATCTCGTACCACGGCGGCAAGTACCTGATGTACTACGCCGTCTCGACCTTCGGCTCCTCCACCTCGGCCATCGGACTCGCGGGCTCGGCCACCGGGCTGCCCGGCAGCTGGTCCGACTACGGGACCGTCTACACGTCCAGCTCGGGCAGCGACTACAACGCCATCGACCCCAACCTCCTCGTCGACGACGACGGCAAGTGGTGGCTGACCTTCGGTTCCTGGTGGACCGGGATCAAGATGATCCGGATCGACCCGTCGACCGGCAAGCAGTACGCGGGCGACACCACCCGCTACAGCCTCGCCTCGCGCCCGACGGGCACCAAGGCCGTCGAGGGGCCCGCCGTCGTCAAACGCAACGGCTACTACTACCTGTTCGCCTCGTACGACACGTGCTGCGCCGGAACCAGCTCCACGTACAAGATCAAGGTGGGCCGCGCCACCAGCCCCACCGGGCCCTACGTCGACAAGAACGGCGTGAACATGATGAACAACGGCGGCTCGCTGGTACTGGAGAGCCACGACCGCTACATCGGCCCCGGCGGCCAGTCGGTCATGCCGGACGGCGACGGCGACCTGCTCGTCTACCACTACTACGACGGCCAGGACAACGGCACGCCCAAGCTCGGCGTCAATCTGCTGAGCTGGTCCGGCGGCTGGCCCACGGCGTACTGA
- a CDS encoding NADP-dependent oxidoreductase has translation MTALPTSGRAWHLVARPHGWPKPSDVALREVPVAAPGEGRILVRNLYFSVDPYMRGRMNDVKSYVPPFELDQPMIGGAIGEVIASRAEGFAVGDHVLHGLGWREYAEFPAEHGTKVDASLAPLSAYLSVLGMTGLTAYAGLFETASFKEGDAVFVSGAAGAVGSQVGQFARLKGASRVIGSAGSDEKVKLLVEEYGFDAAFNYKSGPVKDQLKEAAPDGIDVYFDNVGGEHLEAAIATLNTHGRVTMCGAIAQYNNTGPAAGPRNLALAIGKRLRLQGMLVADHYGLKQQFIKDVGGWLVSGELKYDETIVEGIENGFDAFLGVLRGENTGKMVVSIGG, from the coding sequence ATGACCGCACTCCCCACCTCCGGCCGCGCCTGGCATCTCGTCGCCCGCCCCCACGGCTGGCCCAAGCCGTCCGACGTCGCCCTGCGCGAGGTCCCGGTGGCCGCGCCGGGTGAGGGCCGGATCCTGGTCCGGAACCTGTATTTCTCGGTCGATCCGTACATGCGGGGCCGGATGAACGACGTGAAGTCGTACGTCCCTCCCTTCGAGCTGGACCAGCCGATGATCGGCGGCGCGATCGGTGAGGTCATCGCCTCCCGCGCCGAGGGGTTCGCGGTCGGCGACCACGTCCTGCACGGTCTCGGCTGGCGCGAGTACGCCGAGTTCCCGGCCGAGCACGGGACCAAGGTCGACGCCTCGCTCGCCCCGCTCTCCGCGTACCTCAGCGTCCTCGGCATGACCGGCCTCACCGCCTACGCCGGTCTCTTCGAGACCGCGTCCTTCAAGGAGGGCGACGCGGTCTTCGTCTCCGGCGCGGCCGGTGCCGTCGGCAGCCAGGTCGGCCAGTTCGCCCGGCTGAAGGGCGCTTCCCGGGTGATCGGATCGGCGGGCTCGGACGAGAAGGTCAAGCTCCTCGTCGAGGAGTACGGCTTCGACGCGGCGTTCAACTACAAGAGCGGCCCGGTCAAGGACCAGCTCAAGGAGGCGGCTCCCGACGGGATCGACGTCTACTTCGACAACGTCGGCGGCGAGCACCTCGAAGCCGCGATCGCCACGCTGAACACGCACGGCCGGGTCACCATGTGCGGCGCGATCGCCCAGTACAACAACACCGGCCCGGCCGCCGGCCCGCGCAACCTCGCCCTCGCCATCGGCAAGCGGCTGCGCCTCCAGGGCATGCTCGTGGCCGACCACTACGGGCTGAAGCAGCAGTTCATCAAGGACGTGGGCGGCTGGCTGGTCTCGGGCGAGCTGAAGTACGACGAGACCATCGTCGAGGGCATCGAGAACGGCTTCGACGCCTTCCTCGGTGTGCTGCGCGGCGAGAACACCGGAAAGATGGTCGTCTCCATCGGCGGCTGA
- a CDS encoding family 43 glycosylhydrolase → MSRTERPPALLIALLLVVLAGLVAVVAPPAGAAEGRPYTNPVKDRKGADPWIEFYDGDYYLITTSWTSELTMRKSPTLAGLSTAPSVQVWSDSTSSRCCNMWAPEIHFRNGRWYLYYVAGQGIADYNPTQRVHVLESAGSDPMGPYTYRDQLGGAWMLDASLLTLNGSLYLLGSASGGGTQNLVIAPMSNPYTLSGGFSTISTPTYDWERTGGTVNEGPEVLQHGGKTFIVYSASGCWTPDYRLGRLTYTGTDPLSASSWTKKSTPVFSRADAAGVYGPGHNGFFTSPDGTENWIVYHANSSASGGCDNGRTTRAQKFTWNADGTPNLGTPLALGTTRPGPSGESAATPTAYTLVNRNSGKCLEVEGGSTSDGAHVIQWSCDGGAHQRWRLEDLGNDTSRLVNAASGKVLDTADCSVADGAELRQWSWLNNLCQSYRFVVTDRGGWVRLVNARSGKVADVADCSTADGADVRQWSWLNNACQQWQLKPV, encoded by the coding sequence ATGTCACGCACCGAGCGGCCACCGGCCCTCCTCATCGCCCTCCTCCTCGTCGTGCTGGCCGGCCTCGTCGCGGTCGTCGCGCCGCCGGCCGGGGCCGCCGAGGGCCGTCCGTACACCAACCCCGTCAAGGACCGGAAGGGCGCCGACCCGTGGATCGAGTTCTACGACGGTGACTACTACCTGATCACCACCTCCTGGACGTCCGAACTCACCATGCGCAAGTCGCCCACCCTGGCCGGGCTCTCCACCGCGCCCAGCGTCCAGGTGTGGTCGGACTCCACCTCGTCGCGCTGCTGCAACATGTGGGCTCCCGAGATCCACTTCCGCAACGGGCGCTGGTACCTCTACTACGTGGCCGGACAGGGCATCGCCGACTACAACCCCACCCAGCGCGTCCACGTCCTGGAGAGCGCGGGCTCCGACCCCATGGGCCCGTACACGTACCGCGATCAGCTCGGAGGCGCCTGGATGCTCGACGCCAGCCTGCTCACCCTGAACGGCTCGCTGTATCTGCTGGGCAGCGCGAGCGGCGGCGGTACGCAGAACCTCGTCATCGCGCCGATGTCCAACCCGTACACCCTGAGCGGCGGCTTCTCGACCATCTCCACGCCGACCTACGACTGGGAGCGAACGGGCGGCACCGTCAACGAGGGCCCCGAAGTGCTCCAGCACGGCGGAAAGACCTTCATCGTCTACTCGGCGAGCGGCTGCTGGACCCCCGACTACCGACTCGGCCGGCTCACCTACACCGGGACCGACCCGCTGAGCGCCTCCTCCTGGACGAAGAAGTCCACCCCGGTCTTCAGCCGCGCCGACGCGGCCGGGGTCTACGGTCCGGGACACAACGGATTCTTCACCTCACCCGACGGAACGGAGAACTGGATCGTCTACCACGCCAACAGCTCCGCGAGCGGCGGCTGCGACAACGGCCGCACCACCCGCGCCCAGAAGTTCACCTGGAACGCGGACGGCACCCCGAACCTCGGCACCCCGCTCGCCCTCGGCACCACCCGCCCCGGGCCCTCCGGCGAGAGCGCGGCCACCCCCACCGCCTACACCCTGGTCAACCGCAACAGCGGCAAATGCCTTGAGGTGGAAGGCGGTTCCACGTCGGACGGCGCCCACGTCATCCAGTGGAGCTGCGACGGCGGCGCCCACCAGCGCTGGCGCCTCGAAGATCTCGGCAACGACACCAGCCGGCTCGTCAACGCCGCGAGCGGCAAGGTCCTCGACACGGCGGACTGCTCCGTCGCCGACGGCGCCGAACTGCGCCAGTGGTCCTGGCTGAACAACCTCTGCCAGTCCTACCGGTTCGTCGTCACCGACCGGGGCGGCTGGGTGCGGCTCGTCAACGCCCGCAGCGGGAAGGTCGCCGACGTCGCCGACTGCTCGACCGCCGACGGCGCCGACGTACGGCAGTGGTCGTGGCTCAACAACGCCTGTCAGCAATGGCAGTTGAAGCCGGTCTGA
- the arfA gene encoding arabinosylfuranosidase ArfA yields the protein MNRPARFTLHPDFTVGEVNPRLFGSFVEHLGRCVYTGIHEPGHPTADEAGLRTDVLELVRELGPTALRYPGGNFVSGYRWEDSVGPVDERPRRLDLAWKTTESNRFGLAEFIDFVRKAGPEAEPMMAVNLGTRGVAEAIQLQEYANHPSGTELSDRRAAHGDKDPYGIRLWCLGNEVDGPWQTGHKTAEEYGRIAAETARAMRQIDPDLELVASGSSNSNMDTFAAWEATVLTETYDLVDYVSLHSYYWETDGDRDSFLASAVDMEAFIEKVVATCDHVGAKLKSDKKINLSFDEWNVWYLDKPNPNEVEDWQEAPRLLEDVYSVTDAVVFGSLLIALLRHADRVTVACLAQLVNVIAPIMTEPGGPAWRQTTFFPFAQASKYGRGTVLDVRVDSPSHTTKKYGEADLLHATAVRAEDGTVAVFAVNRSQTEPLPLEAVLSGLGLTELVEHSVLADADPEARNTLADQERVAPHAGEGATLVDGTLKATLEPLSWNLIRLA from the coding sequence ATGAACCGACCCGCCCGTTTCACCCTGCACCCCGACTTCACCGTCGGTGAGGTGAACCCCCGTCTCTTCGGCTCCTTCGTCGAACACCTCGGCCGCTGCGTCTACACCGGCATCCACGAGCCCGGCCACCCCACCGCCGACGAGGCGGGTCTCCGTACGGACGTGCTCGAACTCGTCCGCGAACTCGGCCCCACCGCCCTGCGCTACCCCGGCGGCAACTTCGTCTCCGGCTACCGCTGGGAGGACAGCGTCGGCCCGGTCGACGAGCGGCCCCGCCGGCTCGACCTGGCCTGGAAGACCACGGAGTCCAACCGGTTCGGACTCGCCGAGTTCATCGACTTCGTGCGCAAGGCCGGCCCGGAGGCCGAGCCGATGATGGCCGTCAACCTCGGCACGCGCGGAGTGGCCGAGGCGATCCAGCTCCAGGAGTACGCCAACCACCCCTCCGGCACGGAACTCTCCGACCGCCGCGCCGCGCACGGCGACAAGGACCCGTACGGCATCAGGCTGTGGTGCCTGGGCAACGAGGTGGACGGGCCCTGGCAGACCGGCCACAAGACGGCCGAGGAGTACGGGCGGATCGCCGCCGAGACCGCGCGGGCGATGCGGCAGATCGACCCGGACCTCGAACTGGTCGCCAGCGGCTCGTCCAACTCGAACATGGACACCTTCGCCGCGTGGGAGGCGACGGTCCTCACCGAGACGTACGACCTCGTCGACTACGTCTCCCTGCACAGCTACTACTGGGAGACCGACGGCGACCGCGACTCCTTCCTCGCCTCGGCGGTGGACATGGAGGCGTTCATCGAGAAGGTCGTCGCGACCTGTGACCATGTCGGGGCCAAGCTGAAGTCCGACAAGAAGATCAACCTCTCGTTCGACGAGTGGAACGTCTGGTACCTGGACAAGCCCAACCCGAACGAGGTCGAGGACTGGCAGGAGGCCCCCCGCCTGCTGGAGGACGTCTACTCGGTGACCGACGCCGTCGTCTTCGGCTCGCTGCTGATCGCGCTGCTCCGGCACGCCGACCGGGTGACGGTGGCCTGTCTCGCCCAACTCGTCAACGTCATCGCGCCGATCATGACCGAGCCCGGCGGCCCCGCCTGGCGGCAGACCACCTTCTTCCCCTTCGCCCAGGCGTCGAAGTACGGGCGCGGGACGGTGCTGGACGTACGGGTCGACTCCCCGTCGCACACGACGAAGAAGTACGGCGAGGCCGACCTGCTGCACGCCACCGCCGTCCGGGCCGAGGACGGCACGGTCGCCGTCTTCGCGGTCAACCGCAGCCAGACGGAGCCGCTGCCGCTGGAGGCGGTGCTCTCCGGGCTCGGTCTGACGGAGCTGGTCGAGCACAGCGTCCTCGCCGACGCCGATCCCGAGGCCAGGAACACCCTGGCGGACCAGGAGCGGGTCGCCCCGCACGCGGGCGAGGGCGCGACGCTCGTCGACGGCACGCTCAAGGCGACGCTGGAGCCGCTCTCCTGGAACCTGATCCGACTGGCCTGA
- a CDS encoding ArsR/SmtB family transcription factor, with protein MLRIHLTGDDLGRIRVAAGPALMWETVLSLHWARRRPAGPAGEHWRGAVAGELAPATGLLRELAPPRGYFPDFLTPYGSSPQLAEALDPVLRTPAARLREELALLSARRVPTPWLRELADGGLPAVRRLERAFHRYHSVAVAPFWPTVRAEVARERVRVSRLLADGGTEELLAGLSPRVRWRSPALEVDYPVRRELWPAGRGLLLVPSYFCHGLPITLVRQEETPVLVYPVGRRPQAAGQPPENGEALTALLGRSRAAVLEAAADGGNTSELARRAGMLISSASQHLAVLRRAGLVGSRRQANAVVHQVTSLGANLLAHAEPPPW; from the coding sequence ATGCTGCGTATCCATCTGACCGGTGACGATCTCGGCAGGATCCGGGTGGCCGCCGGGCCCGCGCTGATGTGGGAGACCGTGCTCAGCCTGCACTGGGCCAGGCGGCGCCCGGCGGGACCGGCGGGCGAGCACTGGCGCGGTGCCGTGGCCGGCGAACTGGCTCCCGCGACGGGACTGCTCCGCGAACTGGCGCCGCCGCGCGGGTACTTCCCCGACTTCCTCACCCCCTACGGCTCCTCGCCCCAGCTCGCGGAGGCGCTGGACCCGGTCCTGCGCACCCCGGCGGCACGGCTGCGCGAGGAACTGGCGCTCCTGTCGGCGCGCCGGGTACCCACGCCGTGGCTGCGGGAGCTGGCGGACGGCGGTCTGCCGGCGGTGCGGCGTCTGGAGCGCGCCTTCCACCGCTACCACAGCGTGGCCGTCGCGCCGTTCTGGCCGACCGTGCGGGCCGAGGTCGCCCGCGAGCGCGTCCGCGTGAGCCGGCTGCTGGCGGACGGCGGTACGGAGGAACTGCTCGCCGGTCTCTCGCCCCGCGTGCGGTGGCGCAGCCCCGCGCTGGAGGTCGACTACCCCGTGCGGCGCGAGCTGTGGCCGGCCGGGCGCGGGCTGCTGCTGGTGCCCTCGTACTTCTGCCACGGGCTGCCGATCACGCTCGTACGGCAGGAGGAGACGCCGGTACTGGTGTACCCGGTCGGCCGCCGCCCGCAGGCCGCCGGGCAGCCGCCGGAGAACGGGGAGGCGCTGACCGCCCTGCTCGGGCGCAGCCGCGCCGCCGTCCTGGAGGCCGCGGCCGACGGCGGCAACACCAGCGAACTCGCCCGCCGCGCCGGCATGCTCATCTCCTCGGCCAGCCAGCATCTCGCCGTACTGCGGCGGGCGGGGCTGGTGGGGAGCCGCCGTCAGGCGAACGCGGTGGTCCACCAGGTGACGTCCCTGGGGGCGAACCTGCTGGCGCACGCGGAGCCACCGCCTTGGTGA